Sequence from the Amaranthus tricolor cultivar Red isolate AtriRed21 chromosome 1, ASM2621246v1, whole genome shotgun sequence genome:
AATGATAGTCCTATACCCAAAACATCAGTCAAAAACAGAACAGGCAACAATTAAAATACACGTACCCGAAAGCTGCAAATAAAACTCATATATCATGAGGATTATGTCAAAAAGAGAGCTCAGAAAGTCGCGTTGAATTACTAGGTATCATCAGAAACAATTTGCTAATGATACCATACTCAAAATACCATTTAGTTCATTGAACCGTGGCACCTGAAAACAGGGGAATAACAAAACATCAAGAAAATAATGAGAGCTGAAGCAAAGATATAAAGATGCAATAATTCATAGAAGTACTAGGGATATGATaagtaaaagaaataaaatgcaCTGAAATTTAAaagccaaaaatcttcaaagagTGTATTTATATGCTACTTTATGTCCACCACTTACCTCTTTGAACCACAATTACAAGGGATCTTTTTCTCCTCTAGTGGAAACTTGTAATTGTATGTGATCTCTTCGCCAGCAGATATATGCCGTTTTGCATAAATGAATATCCTCTTTTGACCCTCAACACTTACAATTTTAGTGTAGCAATTAGGCTGTATCAACAAAGAGGCTTACTATCAGCTAAGTATTCATCAGATATTAAATAACTTCAGTGACTGTTTGTAAAGTTCAATGTCTACCTCACATGAATGGTTTATGAATCTAGCAATGCCACCGCGCTTAGTAGCATCAACCTGCATACATTTTAGAGAcatcaaatgaagatgaatgCATATAGATTCTACCAAACAGGACTGAAAATGATAGCACAGAGAATAAGGTGACAAAATATCTAAGCGTGTGCCATATATGAATGCCAAGTAGAAAAATTTCAAACAAAAGGGTATCCTTCATCATGCGAGGCAAAGCCATGTGGACACGCCAATGAAGATATCAAAATAACATCAAAAACAGTTACCCATAGAACTTTCTCCCATTCTcatggtaaaaaaaattttaaaaaaaaaaaatctcaccaAGTCATCCACTAGAAACCTGAGGTACCATATATCAAAACTACTGATCATAAAATCAAATGAATGAATTCTCATCTCACTTGTTTATTAAGAAACTTCATTGGAAGTATATAAATATGTGCACAGCTCAGCACCCAAATGCTCTAATATGGTGATGACAAACGAAAAGATAAAAGTTTACTGTGTAACTGTCCAAAAGAGATTTAACGATGTTGCATATCGCATGAGATTAAATCTGATTCATCATAACAAATGTTGGTTCCACAATAAAAGATTTTTCAGTCTAGTGAAGATGATGAGGAGTAGGCGGAGCACCCAGAACTTCAAATAGTATAGaggattaaattaaattaatatcgGGTTAAAAACAAATAAGTACACAAATTCGCACAAAAGAAGAGTCTTTGAGATTGTAAGTCCAAAATCAATACCCAGTAGCAGCAAAAGATGAAGgtcaataataaatatttttgaataatatccAGAAGGGCCCATTATGCATCAGGACAGAGTAAACAAAAAATGATCAAGGATTCCGGTCAATTAACAGACACCGATAAGGAATGAAATATATATTCTCAGTTTACACAAATAAAGGTTAGAAAATCGAAGTACAATATCAATTTCGGGAAATAAGAATTAAATGTGCAAATCAACCAATTTGAAAGGTCTAAAATGCAGTTGAGATATGAGCATACACAATTCTGAAAGGCAATGAAGCAACTAAATCGTTTAGGTTTGAGAAACTGAATTCATAGAGAAATTATCTACTCACCACGCAACCATCATCGAGTCTAAAAAGATAGCTGCTGCCAATACCCATCTTCTCATACTGGATTTCCCTAATATCAGATAtctgcaaaaaaaaacccaacacCTTTAGTTTCTTGTTTGCGCTAAAAAGAATTGACGTAAACACCATATACAGAAAAGGCATGTTTTTCTTGCTTCCAAATCTACTCTTGACTGAAATTTTCCAGTAATCGAGGAACAGAAGTTATGAAAGTACAATAAATGCAATGAATTAGAAGTAGCAATAAAGCAGAGAAAAGATGGCATATACCCGTGGACGAATTAGTTCCCCAACATATTCAATGACAAAATCATCCGCTTCAATTGGTTCCAATGCAACAAGACCCCAGTCATGAATCTTACTCCTCTGAAAACGTAGGCGCTTCTTCCTGGCCTGCAATAGATCTTGCATAAATAACCAAATCAAAGCACATGCACAAGACAATATAAAGAGGTTAAAATTACCTTTAATTGAGAGGTCTTCAACAGCTCAGCACCATCTGCTGCAGCAAGTAGGTTCCGCATTTTAACCCTGTTAGTCCTAGCAGTGATTCCCTTAACATTGGAGAGATGTGAGCCACTACTATCTGAAGTAGAACGCTGCATAGTAGTTAATTTAATTCCCCTAACACGAGCTCTTTCTGCAGGTCTTGCATGTAAGGACCATTTATGCCATTTCCATCCATCAATTGAAGATCGAGCACATCCAACAGATACGGGACAGGAGCTTGACACCCTGGAATTGCTCAACTTGGCGATTTTTTCTGTCTTTTTGGATGTTGTTTTCTTGGCATCAACACCTGTAAGCTTTGGAATCTTCACCGGAAGTGATGGTGATTCATCTACCAAATGTTTTCGCTTAAGCTTCGACACTGCAGATgctaataaatagaaaaaacttTTAATCTTAAGAGCATATTAAAGCGATGTTTAGATCATAACaccaagaaattgaaatttatgCACAAGTAATTTCATAGGTGGATTTATATTCAACATCTATGAATAGAACAATCAATGCCGCAAAGAATACATTGAGTTTACTGCCTATGATTGTCCGTATTCATTTCCAATGAGTTCGCtccattttctttttatgtgagTATTTTACTAAGATTTGCTTTTTTGAAACGGATATTTAACTTCTTCTGGGAATCAATGCATTTGAGTTTCATTTCATAATGTAGTTCATGGGAATTGCCAAAATTTGTTTGGTTGGTATCAAGGCATTGAGATAAGATAGGAAGATGGAATAACCAAGTGAGAGTCAGGTGAGCAACTTCCTTCAATTTGTGGGTATTCACAATTCCCATAAAATTCCAATACCAACATTTTGTGAAATAGTTGTTAACTAAAGTAAGAGGTAAAACTTACAGTTCATGGGAATTCCCAATACCAACAAGATTTTATGTCGGCCAAATGAGCTTTAAGACCCAAACTCACAGGGAGCGGAGGGAGttaaacaaatacaattacaCAACAAAGTAGTGTATGGGGCTGCAGTAGTAGATGCCAAATTGCCAATATATAAGAAATGGAACTCAAAAAAAATGCCATCTACAGTAACTTTTATGTTCAGCCACTATTTTCGCTTCATcataaaaatcaaagaaatgttTACTTCTAGATCTATACCACACTCATAACCTTTCTTATTTCAATAACCACTTTCCAAGATCAACACCAAAATTATCACgtaggaaaaggaaaaaaattatacactaAACTGCTGGGTAAAGTTGCCTCTGAGCGATCACCCctttgaaaataataaagatGCACATATAACTACAGAATTGCCCATTTCAGATCTTCCTGGTTGACCCTATCATCTTACTGCTCATGTCACCAACCCACAAAGAAAGGCAAATAAATCTGAAAGATATAGTGATTGCTTACAAATATGAGAAGATAAACCAATAAGACTCACATTTCTTCATTTCTTGGAAGCGATCAGCAGCATGTTCATACTTCCTGGAAATGCTAAGATTGGTGCAGCTGCTAAGCTCCTCATAATCATTAGAATCTGCCTCCAAGCTAAGAACCCCTTCCAACCCACAATTTGGACCAGCAACAGCAACAGTGCCTGAAGAGGAATAGGTCAGTGATGCATCAAATGTGGATGCTAGAGTCTACACAGCAACATTGTACAAAATCATAACATACTCTGAGGAGTCGCATCTTTTCGCAGCTTTTGACAATTTGATGACCTGATTGATTGACGATCTTTGGCCAAATTTCTTTTACCGGCTCTTACTTTAAAAGTTACAGGAGATGATCCTGTTTCCTTATGAAAAAATTCTTTCGCCTTCGGCTTTTCATTTTCAATGCCTGAAGCTCTTGAGCCAGATTTGTTTTCAGAACTCTTTGGTTTCCCGATTTTCTTCAATTGAAgatggaatttaaaatcacgtAACAGAGCAGAGCTTGGTTCAGCTCCTGAAttattttgcactttctttCTCCGTGAATATGTAATCTCTTCAACAACTGGAACTTCAGATGGCCCTGAGTTGTGACAACTCTTTGATCTTTCTGTATGAAAGTCGAGCTCAGGCTGAATAGGAGTAAACTTAAGTGAATCTTCACTCTTGGTAATGACTTCCTCCTGCAGGATATGCGAAAGAGAACTTCAGGCAACTACCTAAATAATTTCAAAGAAACAGTAAATAAACTACAGAAAAgagaagaattaaaaagtaGTACCTGAACAGGATTAAGACTCTTCAGTAACAGATACAAATCATCATAAAAGCTGGATAACCATTCTCTCAACACATCACGATGCAACTTTAGCCGGCACGACGCCAGTGCCATATGCTTCTTTTGCTTAGGAATGGCCTCACCTATACCTAACTGTCCGAAATTGGCAATGCTTGATGAAACGACATTTTCAATTTTACTCCCCGATCCAGGCAAAGGAGGATCATTAGTAAATTTATCATTAACTACATTAGATGTAGGCATACCCAATCTCTTAAAAGCATTTCCTACAAAGTCAGATAAATCAATGTCACATGCTGAATCAGCTAACTGACGAGACTTTATTGCCTCAATCGAGATTTTCAATTGATCTCGCAAGCACAAGTCTTGAGCACATGGTTCATGAGCCAAATCAGTAAACCCAGGGGGCGGTGGATCATCAGCAACATATTCATCAATTACATTGGTCGCAGGTACCCTCACTTTCCTAAAGCCAATTTCAATAAAATCAAGTAAAGAGTGCTTGTGAGGAGACACGGCAGGCTGCCGTGAGTATTTGGTCTCTTGGAAAGGAATCTGAGAATCATCAACACAGATGTGATCAGAGTCTAGCCCCTGGATCATCTCCAAAGCATTATTATGTTCACCATCATTGTCATTGGACAATTTACAGGATTTTTCTACTTCAACCTAGAAGAAAAGATTCTTGTCAGAAAACTGATGACCTTATGGCATACCTTTTTTAAGGGGCATTGTgaaatatttttcattgattttgaCAGTGTAATTACCTCATTTTGTACATTAATCTTTGAACACTTGACTATACTAATCACTTCTTTTTCAACAGTAGTCATCAAGTAGTCAACCATGGAAGTCTTTGCAAACATGTGAAGTTCCTCTTCTACCCTTGCAACTATACCTTCCCTATCTCCATTATGATGATGAGTACTAGGGTTGGATATCAGATCATCACTAGATTGCATATTAGATATCATAGACGAATTACATGGAAGAGAATCTTGCACAATAGAATGAAATCCAGGAGGACAATCAAGATCATCAGCAGGTTCCTCAAATTTTCCCTGTAGACCACAGATGATGCTAATATTAAAACCATATTTTGAAGCAAGGATACAAATGTGAACAAACAAACTTACGATTACAGTATTGATTTTTGCAGCCTTTGGGGAACCAAAAGATTTTTTGCTCAAAGCAGCTGCTTCTTCATTACGGTTGAGTGATGAACGTGTTCTTTTCCTCCAAGTGCGCGCACAATTTGCTACAGGTCCATAAAAGACAGAACGCCACAAAACCTTCATACAGTGATCAAAGATTACTTGGCAGATTGCTTTATTGACCTCCCGAAAGTTCTCAATACTTCCAATACATTTCGCGTTCTGGATAGTGCAACTCTCCTTGAGCATTTCTTTGGCAGAATATCCTGAAGTCGAGACATCATCATTACTGGAACCTATTACAGAAAGAGAAGCACGACTATTCCTTTCCCCAGCAATGGCTTTAGACTGACAAAGGTAAAGTTCCACAAtcataaataacaaaataaataaacgaaaaaaaacaaaatatacatACAGCACAAACAAATATATAGGTCTCAAGTATCTCACAAATCATGAACATACCCTTTCAAAATCAAGGGAGGAAATTCTAATATCCTCAGCACCATGCACATTCTTTATTTGTTTCTGAGTCTTCTTCAAAGCAGCAAAATCTAGTATGACATTGCCAATGATCTCATCTAAAATCAACCGACGTGCTGCTTTCATGATACCATCATGCAATTGGGACCCAGTTTTATCAGATAATATGGATATAAGCTGAGACGAGTTGCCAATATTATCTTCTGCTGATGCAATTACAGTAGAACTCTCTTTATGCCAAACATTGACCAAAGACAATAGAGTGAACGGACTGCAAATACTATTCATATGATGTATCTGTACAGCAATCGCAATGCACATAAATCAGAAGCATGaagaaaaaactcaaaataattGAATTAAACTAAGAACAGTGTCCACTAATATATTAGAAAGTAATACCGTCCATCACAATTCATATTGCAATTATTCAACATAGATGCTACATACACAGTAGactcaaaaaccaaaaaatggaCAACTTTTCCCTAGAATTACGAAGAGAAAATGTGACATTGAAATTGGATGATAACTTTTCCCACAAGAATCACCGCCCATTTTAGCCCCAGGCTATGCTGCACTACTACACCACCATTAACTCGTCAGCCATCACCACCAGAAACAATAAAAATCTTCCACCAATTTAATTTCCGAACACAACCAATCATATAAAACAGCAATAAACCGAGAGTTCAACATGAAACCAATATATATGAagaagaatttaaaaataaaaaacccaaATTCCAAATTTTACAAATTGACCCACATTAAACAATCAACACATCCGCAAGAAACAAAACATTTAGGAATAACTAAATTTAAGCTGAAATGGGAAATAAGTTAGAAGGGCAAGTTCACTAAGTTTTTTGAACCATATTTGCTGTTTGGTATGGCTGTATGagtttaaatgaaaagaaaacacCAAAAGAAGTATTCATAGCAACTTAAAAAACAGATGAATTATATTCAATTATTACACATGATCATTGATATACAAGTACACTCTTGACTCTTAATTTAGGAAGGGAAAATCACAGGACCCAATGGAGGTGGAGTCTTATTGAAGACGGTTTAAATACAAGAGCTTAAAAACGATGAAACTCATCTTACACCGATAATGATTCCCTACCTCTCCGCTTTATGAATATCTCGGTTCATTCCAaccttggttgagttggttcccaCTTCCCACCAACTGATCATTAATCAGTAACAAAAACGATACAGGGAAAACCCCTTCTGAATCATACATGATTCTTGAACGTATAAATAACCAGAAAGATGCCAATCTATAGTTCTTGGGAGAAACTGCCCATAAAGATGCCAATCTATGATTGGGAAAAACTACCAGATCTAAACAGTTCGTTCAATTCACCCACAAAAAAGCAATTATGTTGAACCATTACACAGAGATGTGAAGGCAAGAGATGATATAAGATTGCTTAGGGTGAAAGTCATTAGATAAATGTCAATCAACATTATTTCATCtgattctattatttttttgaattttcaaaattaaattttttttttttgaaaaagggGCAACTATATCAATGCCAAGTTCTGTAATTAACTTGTtgaattaatttcaatatataaggATTTCCTATTATAACAAGTTGTTCAAAAGGATCTCATGTTCTTCAATCAAATATTCGACTCTTTCCCGGATACTAGGGTTCAAATACACATGGATTCGCTGTTTACTTACTCGCTTCATAAACACTACTTTTCTCGAAGCCTCTCGTTCATATCTCTCATCAAAAAGTGTTATTCAGACTCCACGCTAACCCGAGCAAACATTCAAACACCTACATTCATTCGTGAAGGCACTCCCACTGTTAATCTGGAAAACTTCCATATACAAGGAAATAATTTAGTTTCAAAGCAAAAGATTGTACTTCTCGAACAAGAAGTTGAAAAAATTCTAAAGCATCTTTGGGGTTAGTTATTTGTTCCCCCAATGATCGTAGTAGCAACGACAACAAGGAACCACAAATGTTAACTTATACCAACAAAAAAATCTCCATTTACACAGCAATACAGCATACTGCAATGTTAGACTTCTTACCATGACAGAACTCTGTAGATAACCATATTGGTGCCAGTAGTAAAGTTCTGAAATAGAGTGTGGCCCTGATGCCCCCCCGTAACCATCAAGGTATAGCCAGCATCTTTCTTCCCATGAAAAAGGCTAGAAAACAGATTAATATATTAAACAGGATGCATAATCATGACATAAAATTCAAGGGAGAAGTTCTAAAGAGCTTGCgtcataattgaaaatcaagcAGTAAAATATGCAATGGCCATGCCATACCTGCTGCTGAATCACAATGGACCCCGGTGCTGATTTTGATTCTGATATTATAACATCAGAATTATAACAAGTATGTTGGGCATGAGTCTGTTGATCATAACTTGTAATAACTGAACTAGATACAGTATTGGTAACTTGTCCAGTTACAGCATGGCTGTTTGTAGTCGTGAAAATGCCAGAAGAAGCTCTATCAAGATACATAAATCCTGTGGCGACATGTTCAGGATACCGTTTGAAGAGCAGCAGTTTCACAGGATTCAGTAATGAACCATCCATAACAGGATAAACAGGAAGCTCATCTGGCAGAAAACCCGTtgacaatccttcaaacaactGCTGCTCCATATAAGGCCCACATAGCTGACGCAATTCATTATAATACATCCATCCTGATACACAACCCGGTAAGTCATACCCATTACAACTTTCACTGGGGTAAGAAATTCCGGCAGCGCCAGAAGCATGAGAAGCAGCATCTGGGTTACCATTCACCTGGCAACTCCTCTCTAAGCTCGAACACAATGACATTTGACCTTTAGAATCACAATAAGAAGACAACCTACAAAACAACACGTTGAAGTCTTAAGTAAAAAAAACTTCACACGTACTAGCCAAATCCATATCCATATTGAATAAAAAGCAAtatcaagaaaaacaattaatcaaCTTTTCCATTGACAATTCACCAATCAACTCAACCAACCAACAAGATCTAAGTTTGCAAACTTGATAAACAACTTGGGTCACATTAAGGCTTACACATAAGTCACGTACTATCTTCACTTGCACAGTAATGGATACTTCTTATTCTTCATGTATAAGAAATGAAATTAGTCCGGTGGGATCTtgtcatattttcataatcttaacttgtaattttcaATCCAGTACCAGTCTACTAAAGATATTGAGGGTCAAAATAGTGCATCGGATACAGTGTACCAACTATTTTGTACTACATAAAATTTAACAATTGCAACCTCATAAATCAATTGTAATGAACCAATCTTTCAGTcactaaaattttatataaataaaggaTTGCCTTGCGTTTAGGTTTCTCTTTCCTTTAGTTTGAGTAATGAAAATTCCTTCATTTTTCAAACACTATACTTTACATCCTAATATAATACATTTTAGTCACTTTTTAAGCTTACATGTatcaaaaattcaatttttcccAACTTTATAAGAAAtcaattataaacataaattgaataaaatgaCAATTATAACGAATTATATGAATACAATTAAAGAAAAAGACGaagctaaattaaaaaaaaaaggaactaAATAAATACCACGAAGATGATGATGCTACACCACAATTGCCGTGTAAATCTGGTGTAAAATCGTCGAATACATCCGAAGCTGAAACTTTTAGCCTTTTACAAGGAGATAATAAATCTGATTCTCGTTTTCGTTGGAACTTCGTCGAATCCAATAAACATGGAGACGATACCATTATCTATAGAACAATAAccaaataacaaacaaatatCAGAGATTCATCATCAACTATCGATTAAAAGTTCATCGGAAAGGATGGATTTTAATGAAGAGCTGAAATAGACTGAGATGCGATGATGAAAACCCTAGATATgtatgagagagagagagagagagagaaagattaATAGGGGGGGAGGGACTAGGGAGAATTAAAAAAGAGAGGGTATTCTTGGTCGTCGCCGTCGGTAGGTTAGAGTTTTACGTCTTTATATCTTTACCAAAAATCCTATAGATAGATTTCGACCAAGccgcttttttttattttattatgtagTTAATTTATTTGGCTTTTTCACGTAAtagataaatatttttgaaatatttcacatactaattttaaaatattaggtTTTTCACGTGataattaaaatcttttttaaatctATGCGTTAATTCTGAAGTTTatcaaaaatgtttgaaaacgtTAATTACAAAGCTTAAACCAATGTATATCTAGTTATTCGTTTCATAAGATTAAATTGTATCACTTTCATAAATTTGCTccaaaatataaaccctaattctaCCATTTTTCCTCCGCATCACATTTTTCCCCAaaattcaaaccctaatttttttccaATTCTCTTCTACTATCAAATTATGAAACTAATGCAATTTGATTTGGTGAAACTAATAAATAGGTGTACAacaaagtttaagttttgtaatTAGCGTTTTCatacgttttatgtgcaaaaaggtcactgagaaataatttgataaatatCAGGATTAAAAACCCAATATCTCAAGGTTACACGTGGaattttccaatatttttataaattacgtGGTGATTTTAAGCTTTCAACGTTTTTTTTGGTAGATAAAATGAAAGTTTTTTGTTCAATTTATGTAATCGTTacccattatatatatatttttttaaatgttgcgATCATCCTTATGAGACACATTTTTCAAAATCTGTTTGGAAtgtatatttaatttaacaagaatttaacattTTGTCCACCACATGGAAAAGTTTAAAGCTCGAGATCACCAtgcgaattaaaaaaatatttgtataccaagcacaaaaattaaaaaatcaaagttaTCACAtgaaattactttttttagtttaaagcttttttgaatcaaaaacaaaacatttaaaaaaaaaaaaaaaaaaggttttatcCACTTTTTAGCGGTTAATTTTCAACAtcactatatttttaataaatttgactaatgttataattattatataatgaCTAATTAACCCAACAAGTCAAAGTCTATTCAGAAAGAAATATCTCTCAAATGTTATaagtattgtttattattaattaatagttgGTATTGTTGTAGTGAATATGTGAAAATATTGTACCCTTTTATTTCTTTTCGTTTGTTCACTTTGTGTTTTTTCTCTTTAGAagattgaaatttaaatttgatttttgaaatatataatgaaaatattaaggTTCAAAGTTTGCTTTAAAAACATGCAAAAAGTAAAAtgtacaaacaaaaataaatggaaagagTATTTATTCTGTATAAATATGTCTAACTAGtataaaaacccatataatacatagatttttttaacataaaaactattaattttaattaataatttattatgtatTGTCTTTATTATATTCATAAGTTTCCATTCAAATATAATTgtcattataataatattataacaattacataaaaaagcATTAGATATGAATATTTATGCAAATCATACATGTATAATTTATGCAAAATActataagaaaacaaaaataaacaatatgtaGAGAGagattcaaaatataatattacataacatctaaagattttgaaagacCTCTCGGTATCCAATAATATGAGCGCAAAGTTATTTCATCATTACATATGAGAATTTTTAGACCTTTTCTGTTAGGCATTTTAAAAACTCCGACACATAATTGTTCGTGATTAAAAACAGACTTAGAAAGAATCAAACTAACGTGTGATAACAACTGTCCTTGTTCTTATTAATCGTCATGGCAAAATACAAGAAATTGCCTTAGTTAGAGAGCAACTGGGATTTTAGCACTATCAGAAGGTGTGAGCATGATCCTTAGAAGACCTTTTTATATACAACATTATCAGTGCTAGAAGTTATTTCAacattgtattttattttttttatattaattacatCCGTTTACTTGTGGTCTCGCCCAAGATTGTTGCTAGAATCGAAATCCTATATTGGATCAAAAGAAGGTCGGATCGAAATCTTAGAATCGGATCGTGATGCTATGAATATGTTTTAATTTGTTATCCGTCATAGTTTTCATATTAGTTCATTTTTTATGTCTTGAGGTGTAAAGATTTATTTGacttcatatatttttattgattacatggtatatacttttaataatctTTTATGAACTGCAAATCAATAAGTATATGAATTTTTATAATCGTAATGTATGACGATATATAACTTATATTTATACGTAAGTAAAAGCTacattatattgtattttttatGATTGAGACTATCCTTGTAGGATCGGTTAATCGGAAAGTAGGATAATAAATTCGGGTTATGATCATATCACCCATATTTCTGATCTTGGTAGGATCGTACAATCCCAACATTATTAAGATCCTACTTAATATTCAAATTGCTCGCCTATTTTTTGATCATAGAGTCGTAGAATTGTAGATCAGAATCGGACTTATGATAAACGTGGTCTCGCCTGCTAAGAAAAAGGGCATATTGACTTTAAAATTGGGTATGCAATGGCTGACGagcttttgaatatttgagccCTCGAACAAATTTTTAAACGCTATGTCACATTTCGTTCAAATCCGCCCAATACACCTCTTGGAGCAAGTACATTTCGATTATCGTCGCCCTTCTTATTCTATCGGTCTAACCtacattagaaaaataaaacacaaataaacAAGTGGCCAAAGTTTGAGTAGGTGAATCATGTCTCCAACTTAAACCCCCGTTGAAGCGACTCGGGTCGACACTAGACGAACCCCAATCGCAGATTCGCAGGTCTCGTATTCACCAACCCACACCTTTTCAACACTTTCATCCATTATCAACTTCCTTAAAGTGATCCAGTTAGGCATTTAATATTGCGATCGAATTCAATATATTCTTCATATATTCGCAGCTTGTATATAttgtcattcatcattcatcattcatcattcatcatattCTGTTGGAAGATCCGGTCAACTGTAATCATCCACCAAtactttttctttgttttcatcTGAA
This genomic interval carries:
- the LOC130797640 gene encoding histone-lysine N-methyltransferase ATXR7 isoform X1, translating into MVSSPCLLDSTKFQRKRESDLLSPCKRLKVSASDVFDDFTPDLHGNCGVASSSSWLSSYCDSKGQMSLCSSLERSCQVNGNPDAASHASGAAGISYPSESCNGYDLPGCVSGWMYYNELRQLCGPYMEQQLFEGLSTGFLPDELPVYPVMDGSLLNPVKLLLFKRYPEHVATGFMYLDRASSGIFTTTNSHAVTGQVTNTVSSSVITSYDQQTHAQHTCYNSDVIISESKSAPGSIVIQQQPFSWEERCWLYLDGYGGASGPHSISELYYWHQYGYLQSSVMIHHMNSICSPFTLLSLVNVWHKESSTVIASAEDNIGNSSQLISILSDKTGSQLHDGIMKAARRLILDEIIGNVILDFAALKKTQKQIKNVHGAEDIRISSLDFERSKAIAGERNSRASLSVIGSSNDDVSTSGYSAKEMLKESCTIQNAKCIGSIENFREVNKAICQVIFDHCMKVLWRSVFYGPVANCARTWRKRTRSSLNRNEEAAALSKKSFGSPKAAKINTVIGKFEEPADDLDCPPGFHSIVQDSLPCNSSMISNMQSSDDLISNPSTHHHNGDREGIVARVEEELHMFAKTSMVDYLMTTVEKEVISIVKCSKINVQNEVEVEKSCKLSNDNDGEHNNALEMIQGLDSDHICVDDSQIPFQETKYSRQPAVSPHKHSLLDFIEIGFRKVRVPATNVIDEYVADDPPPPGFTDLAHEPCAQDLCLRDQLKISIEAIKSRQLADSACDIDLSDFVGNAFKRLGMPTSNVVNDKFTNDPPLPGSGSKIENVVSSSIANFGQLGIGEAIPKQKKHMALASCRLKLHRDVLREWLSSFYDDLYLLLKSLNPVQEEVITKSEDSLKFTPIQPELDFHTERSKSCHNSGPSEVPVVEEITYSRRKKVQNNSGAEPSSALLRDFKFHLQLKKIGKPKSSENKSGSRASGIENEKPKAKEFFHKETGSSPVTFKVRAGKRNLAKDRQSIRSSNCQKLRKDATPQSTVAVAGPNCGLEGVLSLEADSNDYEELSSCTNLSISRKYEHAADRFQEMKKSSAVSKLKRKHLVDESPSLPVKIPKLTGVDAKKTTSKKTEKIAKLSNSRVSSSCPVSVGCARSSIDGWKWHKWSLHARPAERARVRGIKLTTMQRSTSDSSGSHLSNVKGITARTNRVKMRNLLAAADGAELLKTSQLKARKKRLRFQRSKIHDWGLVALEPIEADDFVIEYVGELIRPRISDIREIQYEKMGIGSSYLFRLDDGCVVDATKRGGIARFINHSCEPNCYTKIVSVEGQKRIFIYAKRHISAGEEITYNYKFPLEEKKIPCNCGSKRCHGSMN
- the LOC130797640 gene encoding histone-lysine N-methyltransferase ATXR7 isoform X2 → MVSSPCLLDSTKFQRKRESDLLSPCKRLKVSASDVFDDFTPDLHGNCGVASSSSWLSSYCDSKGQMSLCSSLERSCQVNGNPDAASHASGAAGISYPSESCNGYDLPGCVSGWMYYNELRQLCGPYMEQQLFEGLSTGFLPDELPVYPVMDGSLLNPVKLLLFKRYPEHVATGFMYLDRASSGIFTTTNSHAVTGQVTNTVSSSVITSYDQQTHAQHTCYNSDVIISESKSAPGSIVIQQQPFSWEERCWLYLDGYGGASGPHSISELYYWHQYGYLQSSVMIHHMNSICSPFTLLSLVNVWHKESSTVIASAEDNIGNSSQLISILSDKTGSQLHDGIMKAARRLILDEIIGNVILDFAALKKTQKQIKNVHGAEDIRISSLDFERSKAIAGERNSRASLSVIGSSNDDVSTSGYSAKEMLKESCTIQNAKCIGSIENFREVNKAICQVIFDHCMKVLWRSVFYGPVANCARTWRKRTRSSLNRNEEAAALSKKSFGSPKAAKINTGKFEEPADDLDCPPGFHSIVQDSLPCNSSMISNMQSSDDLISNPSTHHHNGDREGIVARVEEELHMFAKTSMVDYLMTTVEKEVISIVKCSKINVQNEVEVEKSCKLSNDNDGEHNNALEMIQGLDSDHICVDDSQIPFQETKYSRQPAVSPHKHSLLDFIEIGFRKVRVPATNVIDEYVADDPPPPGFTDLAHEPCAQDLCLRDQLKISIEAIKSRQLADSACDIDLSDFVGNAFKRLGMPTSNVVNDKFTNDPPLPGSGSKIENVVSSSIANFGQLGIGEAIPKQKKHMALASCRLKLHRDVLREWLSSFYDDLYLLLKSLNPVQEEVITKSEDSLKFTPIQPELDFHTERSKSCHNSGPSEVPVVEEITYSRRKKVQNNSGAEPSSALLRDFKFHLQLKKIGKPKSSENKSGSRASGIENEKPKAKEFFHKETGSSPVTFKVRAGKRNLAKDRQSIRSSNCQKLRKDATPQSTVAVAGPNCGLEGVLSLEADSNDYEELSSCTNLSISRKYEHAADRFQEMKKSSAVSKLKRKHLVDESPSLPVKIPKLTGVDAKKTTSKKTEKIAKLSNSRVSSSCPVSVGCARSSIDGWKWHKWSLHARPAERARVRGIKLTTMQRSTSDSSGSHLSNVKGITARTNRVKMRNLLAAADGAELLKTSQLKARKKRLRFQRSKIHDWGLVALEPIEADDFVIEYVGELIRPRISDIREIQYEKMGIGSSYLFRLDDGCVVDATKRGGIARFINHSCEPNCYTKIVSVEGQKRIFIYAKRHISAGEEITYNYKFPLEEKKIPCNCGSKRCHGSMN